The following proteins are co-located in the Solanum pennellii chromosome 1, SPENNV200 genome:
- the LOC107005457 gene encoding very-long-chain aldehyde decarbonylase CER1-like codes for MASKPGILTEWPWTCLGNFKYLVLAPFVCHSTYTYFMSKDERQRDIGYIIILPLLLSRIIHNQIWISLSRYKTAKGNNRIVDKSIEFDQVDRESNWDDQIIFNGLLYYIGYLMLEQAHHLPFWRSDGIIIIGLLHSGPVEFLYYWLHRALHHHFLYSRYHSHHHSSIATEPITSVIHPFAEHISYFTLFSIPLFTTVFTGTASIASFGAYVTYIDFMNNMGHCNFELIPKWIFSVFPPLKYFMYTPSYHSLHHTQFRTNYSLFMPMYDYIYDTLDKSSDTLYEKSLEREAEVPDVVHLTHLTTPESIYHLRLGFASLASNPHTSRWYVWLMWPVTLWSIMITWIYGRTFVVERNIFKNIKLQTWAIPKYRVQYFMKWQRETINKLIEESIMEADNKGIKVLSLGLLNQEEKLNSNGELYLKRHPQLRVKVVDGSSLAVAVVLNSIPKGTSQVVLRGRLSKVAYSIALALCQRGIQVATLDEEDYKRLNAKLTHEAATNLVLSKSFVSKTWLVGDGLSEDEQLKAPKGTLFIPYSQFPPRKARKDCFYFNTPAMITPKHLENVDSCENWLPRRVMSAWRIAGILHALEGWNENECGDMMFDIEKVWKASVDHGFRPLTLVATSN; via the exons ATGGCTTCTAAACCTGGCATTCTCACTGAATGGCCTTGGACTTGCCTTGGAAACTTCAAG TACTTGGTATTGGCACCATTTGTGTGTCATAGCACATACACATATTTTATGAGCAAAGATGAAAGGCAGAGGGACATTGGATACATAATCATTCTCCCACTTTTACTCTCGAGAATCATTCACAACCAGATATGGATATCCCTATCCCGATACAAAACTGCAAAGGGTAATAATCGAATCGTTGATAAGAGCATCGAGTTTGATCAAGTTGACAGAGAGAGCAACTG GGATGATCAGATCATATTTAATGGACTGTTATATTATATTGGATACCTGATGCTGGAACAAGCTCATCACCTTCCTTTTTGGAGAAGTGATGGGATCATTATAATTGGCTTGCTTCATAGTGGTCCAGTGGAGTTCCTTTATTATTGGCTTCATAGAGCTCTGCATCATCATTTTCTCTACTCTCGTTATCATTCTCATCATCACTCCTCTATTGCTACTGAGCCCATCACTT CTGTGATTCATCCATTTGCTGAGCAtatatcatatttcacactcttttccATACCCTTGTTCACAACTGTTTTCACTGGGACTGCTTCTATAGCTTCATTTGGTGCTTATGTTACCTATATTGATTTCATGAACAACATGGGGCATTGCAATTTTGAGCTTATTCCTAAGTGGATCTTCTCTGTATTTCCCCCTCTCAAGTACTTCATGTATACGCCCTC GTACCATTCACTACATCACACTCAATTCAGGACAAATTATTCTCTTTTCATGCCAATGTATGACTATATCTACGATACATTGGACAAGTCCTCAGACACACTGTATGAAAAGTCACTTGAAAGAGAAGCTGAAGTGCCTGATGTGGTGCACCTAACACATCTAACGACTCCAGAATCCATTTACCATCTTCGACTAGGATTTGCATCGTTGGCCTCGAACCCTCACACCTCTAGGTGGTATGTTTGGTTAATGTGGCCTGTCACACTATGGTCAATAATGATTACTTGGATTTATGGTCGTACATTTGTTGTTGAGAGAAATATCTTCAAGAATATCAAATTACAAACTTGGGCTATCCCAAAATATCGCGTACAA TACTTCATGAAATGGCAAAGAGAGACTATCAACAAGTTGATTGAGGAATCCATTATGGAAGCAGATAACAAAGGGATAAAAGTTTTAAGCCTTGGACTCTTAAATCAG GAAGAGAAGTTGAATAGTAATGGTGAACTTTACCTAAAAAGGCATCCTCAGTTGAGAGTGAAGGTGGTTGATGGAAGTAGCCTAGCTGTGGCCGTGGTTCTCAACTCCATTCCTAAAGGAACTTCTCAAGTTGTCCTTCGAGGTCGTTTGTCCAAAGTTGCGTACTCCATTGCCCTTGCCTTGTGCCAAAGAGGAATTCAG GTTGCCACGTTAGACGAAGAAGACTACAAGAGACTTAATGCAAAGCTTACTCATGAAGCTGCAACTAACTTGGTCCTGTCTAAATCTTTTGTTTCAAAG ACATGGCTAGTAGGGGATGGATTGAGTGAAGATGAACAATTGAAAGCGCCAAAAGGAACATTATTCATTCCTTATTCACAATTCCCACCAAGAAAAGCTCGCAAGGATTGCTTCTACTTCAACACACCAGCTATGATTACTCCTAAACATCTTGAAAATGTGGACTCTTGTGAG AATTGGCTTCCAAGAAGAGTGATGAGTGCGTGGAGAATAGCTGGGATTTTGCATGCATTGGAAGGCTGGAACGAGAATGAGTGTGGTGACATGATGTTTGATATTGAAAAAGTATGGAAAGCTAGTGTTGATCATGGTTTTCGCCCGTTAACATTAGTGGCTACTTCGAACTAG
- the LOC107008515 gene encoding sister chromatid cohesion protein DCC1, producing MEIEKSLPYGEGGAEAILNVQPNTSISIAYHQLFGPHDDLMLLELDEKLLPDILNQRVTIRGQPDEDAVLCSQTKTYAIKFVGTSNSLFLIPPSNLSIAFGASPNSSEKDHDNAVVASVIKVVPGSMELVEVAPRLDKLKLLLSENPYSFDEVSQMNTELAHKNKGLYSWSDLVEKVQASDEELCTGLRALAAVETDGLWRSLDENFVDAFLNMLLHNAVLNDWLLSALNEDEVLPVLEADGFPREIVKHCLGVYGSKVDDETRGGCTWRLEERPVCVHFARVILRGKKMKLERFMEEWRKKVPEGMHASFDVLEGEVLTEKIGIETRIYAFSVSSLPSVPAERFSKLFQEKPKWEWKELQPFVRDLKVPGLSSEGLLLKYTRRSQPSADAEPIFSAR from the exons ATGGAAATAGAAAAATCACTACCTTATGGTGAAGGAGGAGCAGAGGCAATATTAAATGTTCAACCTAATACTTCAATCTCTATTGCTTATCACCAGCTCTTTGGTCCTCATGATGATTTAATGCTTCTTGAGCTTGATGAGAAGCTTTTACCTGATATCCTCAATCAAAG AGTAACAATAAGAGGGCAGCCAGATGAGGATGCAGTTCTTTGTAGTCAGACAAAAACTTATGCCATTAAATTTGTTGGAACTTCTAATTCTCTATTCCTTATACCCCCTTCCAACCTATCAATCGCATTTGGAGCTTCGCCAAACTCAAGTGAAAAGGATCATGACAATGCGGTGGTTGCTTCTGTAATCAAAGTAGTACCTGGCAGTATGGAACTTGTCGAGGTTGCTCCTAGATTGGACAAACTCAAATTGCTTCTTTCAGAAAACCCTTATAGTTTTGATGAAGTGTCACAAATGAATACTGAATTGGCTCACAAAAACAAGGGCTTGTATTCATGGAGTGATCTTGTTGAGAAGGTGCAAGCCAGTGACGAGGAACTGTGCACAGGGTTGCGAGCTCTTGCAGCAGTAGAGACAGATGGACTTTGGCGAAGTTTAGATGAGAACTTTGTGGATGCGTTTCTGAACATGCTTTTGCATAATGCAGTGCTGAATGACTGGCTTTTAAGTGCTCTAAACGAAGATGAAGTTTTGCCTGTGCTAGAGGCAGATGGATTTCCTCGTGAAATAGTAAAGCACTGTTTGGGAGTGTATGGAAGTAAGGTGGATGATGAGACTAGAGGAGGCTGCACATGGAGGTTGGAAGAAAGGCCAGTTTGTGTGCATTTTGCTAGAGTAATCCTAAGagggaaaaaaatgaaacttgAAAGATTTATGGAGGAGTGGAGGAAGAAAGTTCCAGAAGGGATGCATGCAAGTTTTGATGTGCTAGAAGGAGAAGTCTTAACCGAAAAGATCGGGATAGAGACTCGGATTTATGCTTTTAGTGTTTCTTCACTGCCATCAGTGCCTGCTGAACGGTTTTCCAAACTATTCCAGGAGAAGCCAAAGTGGGAATGGAAAGAACTGCAGCCATTTGTCAG GGATCTGAAGGTACCAGGACTTTCTTCAGAAGGTTTACTACTCAAGTACACTAGAAGAAGTCAACCAAGTGCAGATGCTGAACCAATTTTCAGTGCAAGATAA